From Pseudobdellovibrio exovorus JSS, a single genomic window includes:
- a CDS encoding ABC transporter permease: MDSVYLLLLLSTLRLSLPLFFAATGAYFSEKAGVAQIALESYLLIGAFSAASVAYFSGSVLVGYLAAAVITAVFAQIFCLLILKFKANSIVVGTGMNLLAMGIIPIVSKTLFNSTGSTPSLAAPTYNVYLPYFVLAVTIGLSYWLSEKTIWGLQMKFAGEKKLALESVGVSIIRRQWQSLTLSAFVTGLGGAVLSTALSSNYSPMMSSGRGFIALAAVIFAGWHLNRAYIVCLFFGFCEALQILLQSNAAVSQYIAAEFIQMIPYLATLLALLLLKSRFHPPAELR; encoded by the coding sequence ATGGATTCGGTCTATTTGCTTTTACTTCTTTCAACATTACGCCTGAGCCTTCCTCTGTTTTTTGCCGCTACGGGCGCTTACTTCTCAGAAAAAGCCGGTGTGGCCCAAATCGCACTTGAATCCTATCTTTTGATTGGCGCTTTCAGTGCCGCCAGTGTGGCTTACTTTTCAGGTTCCGTCCTTGTGGGCTATTTAGCGGCAGCCGTCATCACTGCCGTTTTCGCACAGATCTTCTGTCTGTTAATTTTAAAATTTAAAGCAAACTCCATCGTTGTGGGCACAGGTATGAATCTTCTGGCAATGGGGATTATTCCTATTGTCAGTAAAACTCTTTTTAATTCAACGGGATCGACGCCATCTCTTGCTGCGCCAACCTACAATGTCTATCTTCCTTATTTTGTTTTGGCTGTGACTATAGGTCTTTCTTATTGGCTTTCTGAAAAAACAATCTGGGGACTTCAGATGAAGTTCGCCGGAGAAAAAAAACTCGCGCTGGAATCTGTGGGAGTCAGTATTATCCGAAGACAATGGCAATCTTTAACACTTTCAGCTTTTGTGACTGGCCTTGGCGGAGCTGTTCTATCCACCGCGCTTTCGTCTAACTATTCACCGATGATGAGTTCAGGACGAGGTTTCATTGCCCTTGCAGCAGTGATTTTTGCGGGTTGGCACTTAAATCGTGCCTATATCGTCTGTCTTTTCTTTGGCTTTTGTGAGGCACTTCAGATCTTGCTTCAATCCAATGCGGCGGTCTCGCAATATATCGCTGCTGAATTTATTCAAATGATACCTTATCTGGCAACGCTACTGGCACTATTGCTACTGAAATCGCGCTTTCACCCGCCAGCGGAACTCAGATAA
- a CDS encoding ABC transporter permease, producing MKRLAPWFGLVFGIALSCGLAVFFNESPLHVLKVLSTSFWVSKFDLGLTLFYTTCLIFTGLAFAIPMKAGLFHIGSEGQITISALAAAYFGQLIVPYSNTLSLTFSLFLVFAITLASGALSAMIIAAFKLLRQAHEVVVAIMLNFILAAIATWMTVHHLQNPDSQNPETATIQPAFQFLQNDFIKNYFDHSAVSSFLLLAIASCLVLAFLEKKTLLGYQVLAFGQNPHAAERLGITQRKILFLSLGLAGAFSACVGLTEVFGNTFQYKIGFSPQYGFLGIAVALLARQNFLGIIASAFLMACLHKGASDLDLETDFLTRDFSRVLQAIIIFSVAASYYIFNRPWPSFKKKGRS from the coding sequence ATGAAAAGATTAGCCCCTTGGTTTGGTTTAGTCTTCGGCATCGCCCTTTCTTGCGGGCTTGCTGTCTTTTTCAATGAAAGTCCTCTGCATGTATTGAAAGTATTATCGACCAGCTTTTGGGTTTCCAAATTCGATTTAGGCCTAACTCTGTTTTATACTACATGCTTGATCTTTACAGGGCTAGCTTTTGCTATTCCCATGAAAGCAGGCCTGTTCCATATCGGAAGTGAAGGTCAAATCACCATCTCGGCCCTAGCGGCAGCTTACTTTGGTCAACTGATCGTCCCGTACAGCAACACTTTATCTTTAACTTTTTCTCTGTTCCTAGTCTTTGCGATCACCCTAGCTTCAGGTGCTCTGTCTGCGATGATCATTGCCGCCTTTAAATTATTACGCCAAGCCCATGAAGTGGTAGTGGCGATTATGTTAAATTTTATCTTGGCGGCCATAGCCACGTGGATGACAGTTCATCATTTACAAAATCCCGATTCGCAAAACCCAGAAACAGCGACGATTCAGCCAGCCTTTCAATTTCTACAAAATGACTTCATTAAAAATTACTTTGATCATTCCGCTGTCAGTTCATTTTTACTCTTAGCTATAGCTTCGTGTCTGGTTTTGGCTTTTTTAGAAAAGAAAACTCTTCTGGGTTACCAAGTTTTAGCTTTCGGACAAAATCCCCACGCGGCGGAACGTCTTGGGATCACACAAAGAAAAATTTTATTTCTTAGTCTTGGACTAGCTGGAGCCTTTTCTGCCTGTGTAGGCCTAACTGAGGTTTTTGGAAATACCTTTCAATATAAAATTGGATTTTCACCGCAGTATGGCTTCCTTGGAATAGCTGTGGCCTTACTAGCTCGTCAAAATTTTCTTGGTATTATCGCCTCGGCTTTTTTAATGGCCTGTCTACATAAGGGAGCTTCCGATCTTGATCTCGAGACAGATTTTTTAACACGTGATTTTTCAAGAGTCCTGCAAGCTATTATTATTTTTTCTGTAGCGGCTTCTTACTATATCTTCAATAGACCTTGGCCTTCTTTCAAAAAGAAAGGACGTTCTTAA
- a CDS encoding ABC transporter ATP-binding protein, with translation MSYIEFRNITKAFGTCVSCRDISLSIKRSTVHAIIGENGAGKSTLMKLLGGLFPASSGQIYLNSQLYSPHSAQDAFHNKIAFIHQHFVLADQLSALDNLILSFSSDNFSLKTKPATDVAARADALLKQFGWKINLRAKVKNLSVGEQQRLEILKALMPDPDIIIFDEPTAVLTPQESHELMKFILQLKSHGKTVILISHKLNEIKYVADDISILRQGSLVSQHAQQDLTLEQMAELMIGRRLQQSQFDSSTENQKTPISLPDSDIHLRKNEIFGVAGIEGNGQDELIAHFLTSLRQHKIPYGDITEDRLKLSVFQDMNLMEHVLLRHKGRFLKKGLLQTELLKQETEALLKEWDVRPPEADKLLADLSGGNQQKFVVGRELLDHPQVLLAAHPSRGVDLGAQEKIHQSLYEYTRQGNTVLLVSADLDEVLLLSDRFIVLNKNKIYGPFNKGQLTEQEIGMYMAGDL, from the coding sequence ATGTCGTACATCGAATTTAGAAATATCACTAAAGCGTTCGGAACCTGCGTCTCTTGCCGCGATATTTCTTTGTCGATTAAGCGTTCCACAGTGCATGCAATCATCGGTGAAAATGGCGCCGGCAAATCTACGCTGATGAAGCTTTTGGGCGGACTTTTCCCTGCCTCGAGTGGACAAATCTATTTGAATAGTCAGTTGTATTCTCCCCATTCAGCTCAAGATGCTTTTCATAATAAAATCGCCTTTATCCATCAGCATTTCGTACTGGCGGATCAACTCAGCGCTCTGGATAATTTAATCTTGAGCTTTAGTTCAGATAATTTCTCTTTAAAGACTAAGCCCGCTACAGATGTGGCCGCTCGCGCGGATGCTCTGCTGAAACAGTTTGGCTGGAAAATAAACTTACGTGCTAAAGTAAAAAACCTCAGCGTCGGCGAACAGCAGCGACTCGAAATTCTAAAAGCTCTGATGCCAGACCCTGATATCATCATCTTTGATGAGCCTACGGCGGTTCTAACTCCACAAGAATCACATGAGCTGATGAAGTTCATTTTGCAGCTGAAATCCCATGGGAAAACAGTGATCCTCATTTCCCATAAGCTCAACGAAATTAAATACGTTGCCGATGATATTAGTATTCTTCGCCAAGGGTCTTTGGTGTCACAACATGCTCAACAGGATTTGACTCTTGAGCAAATGGCCGAACTGATGATCGGCCGTCGGCTGCAACAAAGCCAATTTGATTCCTCCACAGAAAATCAAAAAACGCCGATCTCTTTACCTGACTCTGATATTCACCTGAGAAAAAATGAGATCTTCGGTGTGGCAGGAATTGAAGGAAATGGACAAGACGAGCTAATTGCGCATTTCTTAACATCTTTACGTCAGCACAAAATCCCCTACGGTGATATCACTGAAGATCGCCTCAAGCTCAGTGTCTTTCAGGATATGAACTTGATGGAGCATGTTTTGCTACGACATAAAGGCCGCTTTTTGAAAAAAGGCCTTTTACAGACCGAATTACTAAAGCAGGAAACAGAAGCTCTATTAAAGGAATGGGACGTTCGCCCACCCGAAGCGGATAAGTTATTAGCCGATCTGTCTGGCGGTAACCAACAGAAGTTTGTCGTGGGACGCGAACTTTTAGATCACCCACAAGTTTTATTAGCGGCGCACCCCAGCCGCGGAGTCGACCTTGGAGCTCAAGAGAAAATTCATCAATCACTGTATGAATACACCCGCCAAGGAAATACCGTATTATTAGTTTCAGCAGATCTTGATGAGGTGTTACTTCTTTCCGATCGTTTCATCGTCTTGAATAAAAATAAAATCTATGGGCCTTTTAACAAAGGCCAGCTAACTGAACAAGAAATCGGAATGTACATGGCAGGTGACCTATGA
- a CDS encoding BMP family lipoprotein — translation MCKSMFKSRWLTFILFLLSSTLISTSAFANIKVGLVLDKGGKDDKSFNTSAYEGATKAQKELGIDLKYVEASDNNSLEILHRNFAQRKYDLVIGVGFAQADTVRKVAALFPNTQFAIVDGEVNAPNVRSLLFEEHEGAFLVGAAAAIKSKTGVVGFLGGMDIPLIRRFQRAYEAGVKHVNPKAKILINYIGVTGEAWNNPAKAKEIALTQIGQKADVIFHAAGASGSGLFDAAAEKKVFAIGVDSNQNWLKPKTVLTSMLKRVDVAVYDTIKAAQAKEFKAGIVRFGLKDSGVDWALDKNNESLWSAAEKQKLEDIKKQIVAKKIKVPDYYVTK, via the coding sequence ATGTGTAAAAGCATGTTCAAAAGTCGTTGGTTAACCTTCATCCTTTTCCTTCTTAGCTCTACTCTGATCAGCACCTCCGCTTTCGCCAACATCAAAGTGGGTTTAGTTTTAGACAAAGGTGGCAAAGACGATAAGTCTTTTAATACCTCAGCTTACGAAGGTGCGACCAAGGCACAAAAAGAACTGGGCATCGATCTGAAATATGTCGAAGCCTCTGATAACAACTCGCTTGAAATTCTACATCGCAACTTTGCTCAAAGAAAATATGACCTTGTTATCGGAGTTGGCTTTGCACAGGCCGATACCGTTCGCAAAGTAGCTGCTTTGTTTCCTAATACACAATTCGCTATCGTCGACGGCGAAGTTAATGCTCCGAATGTTCGCTCACTTCTTTTTGAAGAGCACGAAGGGGCCTTTCTTGTGGGTGCCGCAGCAGCCATTAAATCGAAAACAGGTGTTGTCGGTTTCTTAGGTGGAATGGATATTCCACTGATCCGTCGTTTTCAACGCGCCTATGAGGCTGGTGTTAAACACGTAAATCCAAAAGCTAAGATCCTTATCAACTATATCGGTGTGACAGGTGAAGCTTGGAACAACCCTGCAAAAGCAAAAGAGATCGCCTTAACTCAAATCGGACAAAAAGCAGATGTGATTTTTCACGCCGCTGGCGCTTCAGGGTCAGGATTATTTGATGCTGCGGCTGAAAAGAAAGTTTTTGCGATCGGTGTGGACTCAAATCAAAACTGGTTAAAACCAAAAACAGTCTTAACAAGTATGCTTAAACGCGTGGATGTGGCTGTCTACGATACCATCAAAGCTGCACAGGCAAAAGAATTCAAAGCCGGTATCGTGCGCTTCGGCTTAAAAGACTCTGGCGTTGACTGGGCTTTAGATAAAAACAATGAAAGTCTTTGGAGTGCTGCTGAAAAGCAAAAGCTTGAAGATATAAAAAAACAAATCGTCGCTAAAAAAATTAAAGTTCCGGATTATTACGTGACCAAGTAA
- a CDS encoding phospholipase D-like domain-containing protein produces MHKVFRILKAQLSFLVLLNSLPAFSFDVEPLFNTPGFHGDATTTIEDRLIEMIRDAREGSKIRVALYHISRANLAQELVIASHRGVDVQIVLDGGTAHEIEENGSPLNILAYGFSGYSEGLKCAEDEVCLKLCKGPLAAPLSILKLKKNHDLGNACRGLIANHNKFFLFSDLNDGNSHVVAQTSANMADGQLKMYNDLLLIKNNPDFFEDFLNYWQKLKGDQTALFKKSHPTISDESGKLKSYFFPRLVSKDPVLSLLKKVNCKLPNSSIKASQSAFTRGGVAREMARLQAEGCDLQVITRVDPVQKSPGKKVIRSLRSEDLVILPYRGQEEKDRSENSIHTKIVLINASIDNSSEKVPVVLTGSHNLDLFSLRTNDEVLIEVRDQSVYEAYDAFLERILQDARDAGICI; encoded by the coding sequence ATGCATAAAGTTTTCCGTATTTTAAAAGCCCAGTTGTCGTTTTTGGTTTTACTAAACAGTTTACCAGCATTCAGCTTTGATGTTGAGCCACTGTTTAACACCCCTGGCTTTCATGGTGATGCCACCACAACGATTGAAGATCGCTTAATCGAGATGATCCGTGATGCACGCGAAGGCTCAAAAATTCGTGTAGCTCTTTATCATATTAGTCGTGCCAACTTAGCACAGGAACTTGTGATCGCTTCCCATCGCGGTGTTGACGTGCAAATCGTATTGGACGGCGGAACCGCGCACGAAATAGAAGAGAACGGCTCCCCATTAAATATTTTAGCTTATGGCTTTTCCGGATACAGCGAAGGACTTAAATGTGCCGAGGATGAAGTGTGTCTGAAGCTCTGTAAAGGTCCACTGGCAGCCCCGCTTTCTATTCTAAAATTGAAAAAGAATCATGATTTAGGGAATGCCTGTCGCGGTCTGATTGCCAATCACAATAAATTCTTTTTATTCTCGGATCTAAATGATGGGAACAGTCATGTTGTCGCACAAACATCAGCCAATATGGCTGATGGACAACTTAAAATGTACAACGATCTTTTACTGATCAAAAACAATCCTGATTTCTTTGAGGACTTTTTAAATTATTGGCAAAAACTAAAAGGGGATCAGACGGCTCTTTTTAAAAAATCCCATCCTACCATTAGCGATGAATCTGGAAAATTAAAGTCTTATTTCTTCCCACGACTGGTGTCAAAAGACCCCGTGCTTTCATTACTTAAAAAAGTGAACTGCAAACTTCCCAACTCAAGCATTAAAGCTTCACAGTCCGCTTTTACCCGTGGAGGAGTAGCTCGTGAAATGGCGCGCCTACAAGCTGAAGGCTGTGATTTGCAAGTCATCACACGTGTGGATCCCGTGCAAAAGTCTCCAGGTAAAAAAGTCATTCGTAGTTTAAGAAGCGAAGACTTAGTTATTCTGCCATACCGCGGACAAGAAGAAAAAGATCGCTCGGAAAATAGCATTCATACGAAAATCGTGCTGATTAACGCCTCAATCGACAATTCTTCAGAAAAAGTTCCTGTGGTGCTGACAGGATCACATAACTTAGATCTGTTTTCTTTGCGCACAAATGATGAAGTTTTAATCGAAGTGCGTGATCAAAGCGTATATGAGGCATATGACGCCTTCTTAGAACGCATCCTTCAAGATGCGCGTGATGCAGGTATCTGCATTTAA
- a CDS encoding hemolysin family protein: MSEFLIIALCLLMNAMLSCIEMAFVTVSKAHIKKLSQSGQIAAKRVLQLKQNPERTLSVLQIGITLVGAISAAVSGASAEEYLGPKILPYLNVSRETSEFIAIALIVLPLTYISVVIGELVPKSIALRSPLKVVLAGGYLLLAMDRIFYPFVILLESSTRFLTKFVFARIKSEGSINSEDGVDLDSLSEAHKQYVLNLINIDKRTVKDVMVPWEQVTIINENKHHYEVLEKIRSSRHTRIPVVNDNDEVIGLLHTKEFVSEAEITKIDWKQLIRSIITLNPKEPILNALKKLQNEKSHLAIIKENNRILGIVTIEDIFEEVVGEMYDEDDEPNTLLALNSRIRTMNLK; encoded by the coding sequence ATGAGCGAATTTCTTATTATCGCATTATGTCTTTTGATGAATGCGATGTTGTCGTGTATCGAGATGGCCTTTGTTACAGTTTCTAAGGCCCATATCAAAAAACTTTCACAAAGCGGTCAAATTGCAGCCAAAAGAGTCCTGCAACTCAAACAGAATCCCGAGCGCACCTTATCTGTTTTGCAAATTGGTATTACTTTAGTCGGGGCTATCTCGGCAGCCGTCAGCGGAGCTAGTGCGGAAGAGTATTTGGGTCCTAAGATTCTGCCCTACCTCAATGTCAGCCGTGAAACTTCAGAGTTTATCGCCATTGCACTGATTGTTCTGCCGCTGACTTATATCAGTGTGGTCATTGGTGAGCTGGTTCCGAAATCAATCGCTCTGCGTTCTCCCTTAAAAGTGGTTCTTGCTGGTGGCTACTTACTACTGGCCATGGATCGCATCTTCTATCCTTTTGTGATTTTACTAGAGTCTTCCACACGCTTCCTAACTAAATTTGTTTTTGCGCGTATCAAATCAGAAGGCTCTATCAATTCAGAAGATGGTGTGGACTTAGACAGTTTAAGCGAAGCTCACAAACAATACGTTTTAAATTTGATTAATATCGATAAACGCACAGTCAAAGATGTCATGGTTCCTTGGGAGCAAGTCACCATCATCAACGAGAACAAACACCACTATGAAGTTTTAGAAAAAATACGTTCGTCACGCCACACCCGTATTCCTGTCGTGAACGACAATGATGAGGTCATTGGACTATTGCACACAAAAGAATTTGTGTCCGAAGCTGAAATCACAAAAATTGATTGGAAACAATTAATTCGCTCGATCATCACACTCAATCCAAAAGAGCCGATTTTAAATGCGCTTAAAAAGCTTCAAAATGAAAAAAGTCACTTAGCCATTATTAAAGAAAATAATCGCATTTTAGGAATTGTAACCATCGAAGATATTTTTGAAGAAGTCGTCGGTGAAATGTATGACGAAGATGACGAACCCAACACTCTGTTAGCGCTAAATTCCCGTATCCGTACCATGAACTTAAAGTAG
- a CDS encoding S41 family peptidase translates to MNQGYFSQPTISGSQIAFITDDDLWIVERHRNMGAAVARRITANKGNILSPCYSPDGQWLAFISTDTAAEGDIYVMPAQGGEAERMTWLGVQRIINWKDNNTLRFVNGMDGYPNREAHVYELNVKTRDFSKVNLGPASYYYAGKNFQVLARNSGDSARWKRYQGGTAGVLWVQKEKGKFQRILKDISTNITRPEIIGTNIYFISDHEGVGNVYTCDLAGKKLRRLTDHIDYYCRNLRSDGQTLVYQAGADIYTYDLATEVEEKVEIECHTTAMQSMPRYENWSRFFHGMELHPKSSELCLASRGRLFEMAPFSGPVKELDVQKRIRYSYPSYNFDGTKLLAAASDADSDEALVLFDLKTDKYKTLFPQIKWGKIWGIKCSPIHEMAAIITNRKEVYIVDFKKNSSKKIETNMFNRPADLEWSADGRYLAYTANVDARRTGIRIYDTKKAKLTFLLNPVVSDFSPSFDPEGNYLYFLGIRSFAPNYNETHFDLGFPFATRPYVVALNDKVLSPFEATLKSPQVDNSVEKPATGKNKKAKSTPTFQEIQFEGLENRVQAFELPLGGYGRISAIKNGVIYTKQNVAPIENFDRNQEPPAPDLYVYRFDDGTQEVYHKAVKAFAVNTAKTHVLLHHDVKIRLLDVKLKPSQESKIGKKDGYVDVSRIKLKVEPRLEWKQMYHEAWTLQKEHFWRQDMSKVDWNLVYKRYHKLLGRVKTRSEFSDLMWEMQGELGTSHCYEMSGQYTRVGSGVPHARLGAYFQYRPSAQAYEITRILAGDSWSNADGNSPLTSMGVSLKVGDRIMAVDGIRFVQASDLYELIENKAAMKVELTVHRKGAKSEEKVVVKTNRQQKAAWYREWVEKNKKYVHEKSKGKLGYVHVPDMGAYGYSEFYRNFVNESQYEGLVVDVRYNGGGHVSQHLLKVLAQKVLGFDQTRHQGLEKYPVYAAGVLVALANEQSGSDGDIFPHSFKLMKLGKLIGKRTWGGIIGINGQYSLSDGTYVTQPEYSFWFKDNEWFVENHGVNPDIEVDITPEDYRDKKDPQLDRAITEALSDLKSNPSVKFKPSYYPDLSIPKKLTRLNR, encoded by the coding sequence ATGAACCAAGGATACTTTTCTCAGCCGACTATTTCTGGATCTCAAATTGCGTTTATAACAGACGATGATCTTTGGATCGTTGAGCGTCATCGCAACATGGGCGCAGCAGTCGCGCGTAGAATAACAGCGAATAAAGGGAATATTCTGTCACCATGTTATTCTCCGGATGGACAGTGGTTAGCTTTTATCAGTACTGATACAGCGGCAGAGGGTGATATTTATGTGATGCCAGCTCAAGGCGGCGAAGCAGAACGTATGACATGGTTAGGCGTTCAGCGTATCATCAACTGGAAAGATAATAACACTCTCCGTTTTGTCAACGGAATGGACGGATACCCAAATCGTGAAGCTCATGTGTACGAACTGAATGTGAAGACACGTGATTTTTCTAAGGTCAATCTAGGACCAGCTTCTTATTACTATGCGGGAAAAAACTTTCAAGTGTTAGCTCGTAACTCAGGGGACTCTGCTCGTTGGAAGCGCTATCAAGGTGGTACCGCAGGTGTTCTGTGGGTGCAAAAAGAAAAGGGTAAGTTCCAACGTATTCTAAAAGACATATCAACTAACATCACACGCCCCGAAATCATCGGCACCAATATCTATTTCATATCAGACCATGAAGGTGTGGGGAATGTGTACACTTGTGATTTGGCAGGGAAGAAACTACGTCGTTTGACAGATCATATTGATTACTATTGCCGTAACTTGCGTTCAGATGGGCAGACTTTGGTTTATCAAGCCGGTGCCGATATCTACACCTATGATTTAGCAACAGAGGTCGAAGAAAAAGTAGAAATCGAATGCCATACAACAGCGATGCAATCCATGCCTCGCTACGAAAACTGGAGCCGCTTTTTTCATGGAATGGAGCTACACCCAAAATCTTCTGAGTTATGTTTAGCTTCTCGTGGGCGTCTTTTTGAAATGGCTCCGTTCAGTGGGCCTGTAAAAGAATTAGATGTACAAAAAAGAATACGTTATTCTTATCCCAGCTATAATTTTGATGGAACAAAGCTTTTAGCAGCGGCTTCAGATGCGGACTCGGATGAGGCCTTGGTTTTATTTGATTTAAAAACAGATAAATATAAGACATTATTTCCTCAAATTAAGTGGGGAAAAATCTGGGGTATTAAATGTTCGCCTATTCACGAAATGGCAGCGATTATTACTAACAGAAAAGAAGTTTACATTGTCGATTTTAAAAAGAACTCATCTAAAAAAATCGAAACGAATATGTTTAATCGTCCGGCTGATTTAGAATGGTCGGCAGATGGACGCTATTTAGCTTATACAGCGAATGTCGATGCTCGTCGTACAGGAATCCGCATCTATGACACGAAGAAGGCCAAGCTGACGTTCTTGTTGAATCCAGTTGTGAGTGATTTCTCTCCGTCATTTGATCCAGAGGGAAATTATCTTTATTTCCTAGGTATCCGTAGTTTTGCTCCTAACTACAACGAGACTCATTTCGATTTAGGCTTTCCATTTGCAACTCGTCCTTACGTAGTAGCTTTAAATGATAAAGTCCTTAGTCCTTTTGAGGCGACTTTGAAAAGTCCTCAAGTGGATAACTCTGTTGAAAAGCCAGCAACCGGAAAAAATAAAAAAGCAAAATCAACTCCGACTTTCCAAGAGATTCAGTTTGAAGGACTTGAAAATCGCGTCCAGGCCTTTGAACTTCCGCTTGGAGGATATGGCCGGATATCAGCAATTAAAAACGGCGTGATTTACACAAAACAAAATGTGGCGCCGATTGAAAACTTTGATCGCAATCAAGAGCCACCGGCTCCAGATTTATATGTCTATCGGTTTGATGATGGGACTCAAGAAGTTTATCATAAAGCAGTAAAAGCTTTTGCTGTGAACACAGCAAAGACCCATGTGCTCCTTCATCATGATGTTAAAATCAGATTATTAGATGTGAAACTGAAGCCTAGCCAAGAAAGTAAAATTGGCAAAAAAGATGGCTATGTTGATGTCAGTCGTATCAAATTAAAAGTAGAGCCTCGTCTTGAGTGGAAGCAGATGTACCATGAAGCATGGACTTTACAAAAAGAACATTTCTGGCGTCAGGATATGTCGAAAGTTGATTGGAACTTGGTTTACAAGCGCTATCACAAATTATTAGGACGAGTTAAAACAAGATCTGAGTTTTCAGACTTGATGTGGGAAATGCAAGGCGAGTTAGGAACATCCCACTGTTACGAGATGAGTGGACAATACACGCGCGTCGGTAGTGGTGTTCCACACGCCCGTTTAGGAGCATACTTTCAGTACCGTCCATCAGCTCAGGCTTATGAAATCACACGCATCTTGGCTGGGGACTCGTGGTCGAATGCTGATGGTAATTCCCCACTGACGTCTATGGGAGTCAGTTTGAAAGTGGGAGATCGTATTATGGCCGTCGATGGCATTCGTTTTGTTCAGGCCTCTGACCTATATGAGCTTATAGAAAATAAAGCGGCGATGAAGGTCGAACTGACCGTTCATCGCAAAGGGGCGAAGTCGGAAGAAAAAGTGGTGGTCAAAACCAACAGACAGCAAAAAGCTGCGTGGTATCGTGAATGGGTTGAAAAAAATAAAAAATACGTTCACGAAAAATCGAAAGGCAAGCTGGGATATGTACATGTGCCGGATATGGGAGCCTATGGTTACTCGGAATTCTATCGTAACTTTGTGAACGAATCACAGTACGAGGGACTGGTTGTGGACGTTCGTTACAATGGTGGCGGGCATGTTTCGCAGCATCTACTAAAAGTTTTAGCACAAAAGGTTCTTGGGTTTGATCAAACTCGTCATCAGGGGTTAGAAAAATATCCTGTCTATGCGGCAGGAGTTTTAGTCGCTTTAGCAAATGAACAATCAGGAAGTGATGGAGACATATTTCCTCACTCGTTCAAACTGATGAAGTTAGGAAAATTAATTGGTAAGCGCACATGGGGCGGAATTATCGGAATTAACGGACAGTACTCTTTGAGTGATGGCACTTACGTGACCCAACCTGAATACAGTTTTTGGTTCAAAGACAATGAATGGTTTGTAGAAAACCATGGTGTTAATCCGGATATTGAAGTGGATATCACTCCTGAAGATTATCGCGATAAAAAAGATCCTCAGTTGGATCGCGCTATCACAGAAGCTTTATCAGACTTGAAGTCCAATCCCTCAGTGAAGTTCAAGCCAAGTTATTACCCTGATTTGAGCATTCCGAAAAAACTAACTCGCTTGAACAGATAA
- the tsaA gene encoding tRNA (N6-threonylcarbamoyladenosine(37)-N6)-methyltransferase TrmO → MTKEFVFKPIGYLRSCYPDKFGVPRQAGLVKKAYSELQIAAEFQPEISLQGLEGYSHLWLQFVFHLNSSVRFHAKVHPPRLEGQTMGLFATRSPHRPNPIGLSLVEIIEIQKDTLVLAGADLVDGTPILDIKPYLPHIESKPEARGGWATDVQKDEIQVEFSSVAMEILQKWIERTGKKELPEVISEVLKQDPRPVIYRGFESQESPYRNKHAFRLYDGDIHFEFTTKNHVIVFDILF, encoded by the coding sequence ATGACAAAAGAGTTTGTATTTAAACCTATAGGATATTTACGTTCGTGTTACCCTGATAAGTTCGGGGTGCCACGACAGGCAGGCTTAGTCAAAAAAGCCTATTCGGAATTGCAGATCGCAGCAGAGTTTCAACCTGAAATTTCATTGCAGGGACTCGAAGGTTATTCGCATCTGTGGCTGCAATTTGTTTTTCATCTAAACTCTTCGGTACGATTTCACGCCAAGGTTCATCCGCCACGTTTGGAAGGGCAGACGATGGGGTTATTCGCGACGCGGTCTCCGCATCGTCCGAATCCGATTGGTTTGTCTTTAGTTGAAATTATTGAAATTCAAAAAGACACGTTAGTCTTAGCCGGAGCAGATCTTGTCGACGGAACTCCGATTTTAGATATAAAGCCCTATCTTCCGCATATTGAAAGTAAACCTGAAGCCCGCGGGGGTTGGGCTACCGATGTGCAAAAAGATGAAATTCAAGTGGAGTTCAGCTCAGTAGCCATGGAAATTTTGCAAAAGTGGATTGAAAGAACGGGTAAAAAAGAGCTACCCGAGGTGATTTCCGAGGTCCTCAAACAAGACCCGAGACCTGTGATTTATCGTGGTTTTGAGTCTCAAGAGTCGCCATATCGCAATAAACACGCTTTTAGGCTGTATGATGGGGACATCCATTTTGAATTCACTACAAAAAATCATGTAATAGTCTTTGATATTCTATTTTAA